The Apibacter raozihei genome contains a region encoding:
- the pdxY gene encoding pyridoxal kinase PdxY, translated as MKNILSIQSHVVYGHAGNSAAEFPMQRCGVGVWSLNTVQFSNHTQYGQWTGEVMTANHLLDIVKGIDSINQLKKCDAVLNGYIGSPEQGKSILEIVKMVKSKNPNALYFCDPVMGHPEKGCIVAPGVSDFFKNQAIQISDIMAPNLLELEILTDQEINSVDDTIKAARILIDKGVQMVLVKHLSRAGYRSDMFEMLLVSKEENWHISRPLVDFGVRQPVGVGDLTSGLLLTHLLLGKTKKQALEHTTSAVYSVMLETHKLGEYELQLVAAQDEIVNPSQLFEAIRL; from the coding sequence ATGAAAAATATCTTATCAATTCAATCTCATGTTGTTTACGGACATGCAGGGAACAGTGCGGCCGAATTTCCAATGCAGAGATGTGGAGTGGGGGTCTGGTCTTTAAATACAGTACAGTTTTCTAATCACACGCAATATGGTCAGTGGACCGGAGAGGTTATGACAGCCAATCATCTTTTAGATATTGTTAAAGGAATTGATAGTATTAATCAGCTTAAAAAATGTGATGCTGTTCTTAACGGTTATATTGGGTCACCCGAACAAGGTAAATCTATTTTAGAAATTGTAAAAATGGTTAAGTCTAAGAATCCTAATGCTTTGTATTTTTGTGATCCAGTTATGGGGCATCCAGAAAAAGGTTGTATTGTAGCTCCGGGAGTGTCTGACTTTTTTAAAAACCAGGCCATACAGATAAGTGACATTATGGCACCCAATTTACTTGAGCTGGAAATATTAACCGATCAGGAAATAAATTCTGTTGATGATACTATTAAAGCGGCCCGTATATTAATTGACAAGGGAGTACAGATGGTTTTGGTAAAACATTTGAGCAGAGCCGGATATAGATCCGATATGTTTGAAATGTTATTGGTTTCAAAAGAAGAAAACTGGCATATTTCACGTCCTTTGGTAGATTTTGGTGTACGTCAGCCCGTAGGAGTAGGAGATTTAACTTCCGGATTATTATTGACTCATTTGTTGTTAGGTAAAACGAAAAAACAGGCTTTAGAGCATACGACTTCTGCCGTATACTCTGTAATGCTTGAAACTCACAAATTAGGAGAATATGAGTTACAATTAGTAGCTGCTCAGGATGAAATTGTAAATCCGTCCCAATTATTTGAAGCTATCAGACTGTAA
- the rseP gene encoding RIP metalloprotease RseP translates to MQLFTQIAQLLLCLSILVVLHEAGHFFAAKFFKTKVEKFYLFFDPWFSLFKKKIGDTEYGIGWLPLGGYVKIAGMIDESMDTEQMKKDPQPWEFRSKPAWQRLIIMLAGIIVNIILAIVIYACLLMTTGEKTIDAQKLTNGYSFSEAGKKLGFKDGDNILKVDGKTIASFNSLPINILFGDHVTVQRDGKIINFNLLPEEKKHVLTSEGRGFISPRIITRVDSVLSNGTAYKVLQKGDVITGINNTPTPYFDQFKTELTKHKKDTIKLDIIRNHQALVKSIYVPDSVVLGFSTDVVASLKNATTYKKYDFLDAFKRAPVLSWEMLVMQIKQFKLIINPKTEAYKQVSGPLRLYKAFSPEWNWEQFWSFTAMFSIWLAFLNILPIPGLDGGHALFTIVEMITGRKLSDKAMEKVQMVGIFIILGLMILVFGNDIWNIVQSIINK, encoded by the coding sequence ATGCAATTATTCACACAAATAGCTCAATTACTACTATGTCTTTCTATATTAGTAGTTCTTCATGAAGCAGGACATTTTTTTGCTGCTAAATTTTTTAAGACAAAAGTTGAAAAGTTTTATTTATTTTTCGATCCCTGGTTTTCCTTATTTAAGAAAAAAATCGGAGATACGGAATACGGAATAGGCTGGCTTCCTTTAGGTGGTTATGTAAAGATAGCCGGAATGATTGATGAAAGTATGGATACGGAACAAATGAAAAAAGACCCGCAACCGTGGGAATTTCGTTCCAAACCCGCCTGGCAGCGTTTGATAATTATGCTTGCCGGTATTATTGTCAATATTATTCTAGCTATCGTCATATATGCATGCTTGCTAATGACTACCGGTGAAAAAACCATTGATGCTCAAAAACTGACTAACGGATATTCATTTTCCGAAGCGGGTAAAAAGTTAGGATTTAAGGATGGGGATAATATTTTAAAAGTGGATGGTAAAACCATAGCTTCATTTAATTCTTTACCTATAAATATTTTATTTGGTGATCATGTTACCGTTCAGAGAGATGGAAAGATTATTAATTTCAATCTTTTGCCCGAAGAAAAAAAACATGTTTTAACAAGTGAAGGCCGAGGATTCATTTCACCAAGGATCATTACCCGTGTAGATTCTGTACTTTCAAATGGTACAGCCTATAAAGTTTTGCAAAAAGGTGATGTAATCACAGGAATTAATAATACCCCTACTCCGTATTTTGATCAGTTTAAAACAGAATTAACCAAACATAAAAAGGATACTATTAAGCTAGATATCATTCGTAACCATCAGGCTTTAGTAAAAAGTATTTATGTACCCGATAGTGTAGTCTTAGGATTTTCAACGGATGTAGTGGCTTCATTAAAAAATGCGACCACTTATAAAAAATACGATTTTCTAGATGCCTTCAAAAGAGCTCCGGTTTTGTCATGGGAAATGTTAGTAATGCAGATTAAACAATTTAAGTTAATTATTAATCCTAAAACTGAAGCATACAAACAGGTTAGCGGTCCTTTACGATTATATAAAGCATTCTCCCCTGAATGGAACTGGGAACAATTCTGGAGTTTTACTGCCATGTTTTCTATTTGGCTGGCTTTTCTAAATATTCTGCCTATTCCCGGATTAGACGGCGGACACGCCTTGTTTACTATAGTTGAAATGATTACAGGACGTAAATTAAGCGATAAAGCTATGGAAAAGGTTCAAATGGTTGGAATATTTATTATATTGGGACTGATGATCTTGGTTTTCGGAAATGATATCTGGAACATTGTTCAAAGCATAATTAATAAATAA
- a CDS encoding Do family serine endopeptidase, which produces MKKNRFEIKRIASYIIIGVTSALVSVGAISFAMNKNTKLGDFELFKQDKKQEAYFTSASSNLSNYNPPDLTLAAEKTINAVVSVKSYAAYTQPQRKQMIDPFDFFFGDPFNSSPRQKQQQDPKDTPSGLGSGVIISSDGYIVTNNHVIDGSDKIEITLNNQKTYTATLVGTDPNSDIALLKIDEKGLSFLNFYNSDNVKVGEWVLAVGNPFGLTSTVTAGIISAKGRSLDLLRSNSRAPIESFIQTDAAVNPGNSGGALVNTNGDLIGINTAISSHSGTGTFEGYSFAVPSNIAKKVVEDIRKYGIVQRGYLGIGALDLSDASAVKQYNTQNKASLKPQQGVLVTEVQEDGGAKDAGIKKGDIITQIEGNNIKNFPTLSGIIGEKRPGDEVKVTVLRDGSSKTFTVKIKDAKGGTSVKTKADLSVAEKLGAEFQELTEQQKVNYGLESGIGIVSVDNNGKLKAAGIGEGFILIEVNDKPVNSEKDIEKILKNYKGTVSVRYVDPYGRIYRRGFKME; this is translated from the coding sequence ATGAAAAAAAATAGATTTGAAATTAAACGAATTGCTTCTTACATTATAATTGGTGTAACCAGTGCTCTGGTATCAGTAGGCGCTATCTCATTCGCCATGAATAAAAATACCAAACTAGGCGATTTCGAATTATTTAAACAAGATAAAAAACAAGAGGCTTATTTTACCTCTGCATCTTCTAATTTATCTAATTATAACCCACCGGATCTTACTCTTGCAGCTGAGAAAACAATTAATGCAGTGGTTAGCGTAAAAAGCTATGCTGCGTATACGCAACCTCAAAGAAAACAAATGATAGATCCTTTCGATTTCTTCTTCGGAGATCCTTTTAACAGCTCTCCACGTCAAAAACAACAGCAGGATCCTAAAGATACCCCAAGTGGTCTGGGCTCCGGAGTTATTATTTCTTCTGACGGGTACATTGTTACCAATAATCACGTTATTGACGGTTCTGATAAGATTGAAATAACTCTGAATAATCAAAAAACATATACAGCTACTCTGGTAGGAACTGATCCTAACTCAGACATAGCTTTGTTAAAAATTGATGAAAAAGGACTAAGCTTTTTAAACTTTTACAATTCTGATAATGTAAAAGTAGGTGAATGGGTACTTGCCGTTGGTAATCCTTTTGGCTTAACATCAACAGTAACCGCAGGAATCATTTCGGCAAAAGGAAGAAGCCTGGATCTGTTACGATCTAACTCAAGAGCTCCTATTGAATCATTTATTCAAACCGATGCCGCAGTTAATCCCGGAAACAGTGGAGGTGCTCTGGTTAATACCAATGGAGATTTGATAGGAATAAACACTGCAATTTCTTCACATTCCGGAACCGGAACCTTTGAAGGATACAGTTTTGCAGTACCTTCCAACATTGCTAAAAAAGTGGTTGAAGATATCCGTAAATACGGTATAGTACAACGAGGATATTTAGGAATCGGAGCTTTGGATTTAAGTGATGCCAGCGCCGTAAAACAATATAATACTCAAAATAAAGCTTCATTAAAGCCACAACAAGGAGTATTGGTAACTGAGGTTCAGGAAGACGGAGGAGCTAAAGATGCAGGAATTAAAAAAGGAGATATCATCACCCAGATTGAGGGTAATAATATCAAAAATTTCCCTACCCTTTCTGGCATTATCGGTGAGAAAAGACCCGGAGACGAAGTAAAAGTGACTGTTTTAAGAGACGGATCTTCTAAAACATTTACCGTTAAAATTAAAGATGCAAAAGGTGGAACATCAGTTAAAACCAAAGCAGATTTAAGTGTAGCTGAAAAACTGGGTGCCGAGTTTCAGGAGCTTACCGAACAGCAAAAAGTAAACTATGGTTTAGAAAGCGGAATTGGTATTGTTAGTGTTGACAACAACGGAAAACTAAAAGCTGCGGGAATAGGTGAAGGATTCATTCTGATTGAGGTGAACGATAAACCCGTGAATAGTGAAAAAGATATTGAAAAAATACTAAAGAACTATAAAGGTACGGTTTCCGTAAGATACGTAGATCCGTATGGAAGAATTTACCGTAGAGGTTTTAAAATGGAATAA
- the obgE gene encoding GTPase ObgE, whose amino-acid sequence MQSNFVDYVKIYCKSGHGGAGSAHLHRAKYIPKGGPDGGDGGRGGHIILRGNAQLWTLLALKYSRHIKANDGKPGGKQELTGANGTDIYIEVPVGTVAKDENGEVICEITEDKQEIIILKGGKGGLGNSHFKSPTNQTPRYAQPGLPGEEASILLELKLLGDVGLVGFPNAGKSTLLSAITSAKPKIADYAFTTLVPNLGIVQYRNYQSFVVADIPGIIEGAAEGKGLGHRFLRHIERNSVLLFLIPADAEDYYKEYQILFKELEEYNPELIDKSKLVAISKSDLIDEELEEEIRKTFPEDFKLIFISAVTGAHLVELKDELWKMLHS is encoded by the coding sequence ATGCAGTCAAATTTTGTTGATTATGTGAAAATATATTGTAAAAGCGGACATGGAGGTGCAGGATCCGCTCATTTACACAGAGCTAAATATATACCTAAAGGTGGACCCGATGGAGGTGATGGAGGTAGAGGTGGTCATATTATACTAAGAGGAAATGCCCAGCTATGGACACTTTTAGCTCTAAAATATTCAAGACATATAAAAGCAAATGATGGTAAACCGGGAGGAAAACAGGAACTGACAGGTGCAAATGGAACTGATATATACATTGAAGTACCCGTAGGCACAGTAGCTAAGGATGAAAATGGAGAGGTTATCTGCGAAATTACGGAGGATAAGCAGGAAATAATTATATTAAAAGGAGGAAAAGGTGGTTTAGGTAATTCACATTTTAAATCACCGACTAATCAGACCCCCAGATATGCACAGCCGGGTCTTCCCGGAGAAGAGGCTTCTATTTTGCTTGAGCTGAAACTATTGGGAGATGTAGGATTGGTAGGTTTTCCAAATGCCGGAAAATCCACTTTATTGTCTGCTATTACTTCTGCTAAGCCTAAAATAGCCGATTATGCATTTACAACCTTAGTGCCCAATTTAGGAATAGTTCAATACAGAAATTATCAGTCCTTTGTTGTAGCAGATATTCCGGGAATTATTGAAGGTGCTGCCGAAGGAAAGGGGTTAGGACATCGATTTTTACGACATATTGAACGAAACTCTGTATTGTTATTTTTAATACCTGCGGATGCTGAGGATTATTATAAAGAATACCAGATTTTATTTAAAGAGCTGGAAGAATATAATCCGGAACTCATTGATAAAAGTAAGTTAGTAGCCATCTCTAAATCAGATTTGATAGATGAGGAACTGGAAGAGGAAATAAGAAAAACCTTTCCAGAAGATTTTAAACTGATATTTATTTCAGCGGTTACCGGAGCCCATCTTGTAGAATTAAAAGATGAACTTTGGAAAATGTTGCATAGCTAA
- a CDS encoding NUMOD1 domain-containing DNA-binding protein — protein MNIKGLYPYENHSLKDMQGEIWKEIPGYEGSYMISNKGRVKSLARKLYSLQGIKYRSTDLILSQKKQYTKGKVRCLQFEVSQDYQKRTFMTSRMVYSIFIKRLPDIKKKHLYVMHKDNDPLNNMAENLYIITPSELTKKLIASGLKKVSYYNFSQQSKDRFRMSALKPVSQYTLEGKYIKTYISREEAFKLTGINSTSIGKAVLGERLHAGGFIWKNGNDPSDVPSVQLTIAKRPLSCYTKKGKYVAGYKNIQEAEKLTKINRGSIRSCLQGKGHTAGGFIWKEGSAPQKIETADLVFNTFKVISQFDLQGNRLKIFSSIKEAAQKTGLSESGIRKAIKSNTNHAKGFIWLEGKQPKKITPPKQKIRAVNQYDLSGNFLAKYPSITVAAKLVNASHCSVSDAVLGNIKTCRGFIWKYAD, from the coding sequence ATGAATATAAAAGGTCTATATCCGTACGAAAACCATTCTTTAAAAGATATGCAAGGGGAAATCTGGAAAGAAATTCCGGGTTATGAGGGCTCTTATATGATTTCTAATAAAGGAAGAGTTAAATCTCTGGCCAGAAAACTTTATTCATTACAAGGTATTAAATATAGAAGCACTGATCTTATTTTAAGTCAAAAGAAACAATACACAAAAGGAAAGGTAAGATGTTTACAGTTTGAAGTCAGCCAGGATTATCAAAAAAGAACTTTTATGACATCCCGAATGGTCTATTCAATTTTTATTAAGCGATTGCCGGATATAAAAAAGAAACATCTGTATGTAATGCATAAGGATAATGATCCCTTAAATAATATGGCAGAGAATCTTTACATAATTACCCCTTCCGAACTAACAAAAAAACTTATAGCGTCGGGGCTCAAAAAAGTATCTTATTACAATTTTTCCCAGCAATCTAAAGATAGATTTCGCATGAGTGCGCTCAAGCCTGTATCTCAATATACCCTGGAAGGGAAATACATAAAAACCTATATCAGCAGGGAAGAAGCCTTTAAATTAACAGGGATAAATTCTACATCCATTGGGAAAGCTGTTTTAGGAGAACGTTTACATGCCGGAGGATTTATCTGGAAAAATGGAAATGATCCCTCAGACGTTCCTTCTGTCCAACTCACTATAGCTAAGAGACCTCTAAGTTGTTATACCAAAAAAGGAAAATATGTGGCCGGATACAAAAATATACAAGAAGCTGAAAAGCTTACTAAAATAAACAGAGGGAGTATCCGCTCATGTCTTCAAGGAAAAGGTCATACAGCAGGAGGATTTATATGGAAAGAAGGATCTGCTCCTCAAAAAATAGAAACTGCAGATTTAGTTTTTAATACCTTTAAAGTAATTAGTCAGTTTGATTTACAAGGCAATCGATTAAAAATTTTTTCAAGTATAAAAGAAGCTGCTCAAAAGACAGGTTTATCAGAATCAGGAATACGTAAAGCCATCAAATCTAATACGAATCATGCCAAAGGATTTATTTGGCTGGAAGGAAAACAACCTAAAAAAATTACGCCTCCTAAACAAAAAATAAGAGCAGTCAATCAATATGATCTGTCCGGTAATTTTCTGGCTAAATATCCAAGTATCACTGTGGCAGCTAAACTTGTTAATGCATCTCATTGCAGTGTAAGTGATGCAGTTTTAGGAAATATTAAAACCTGTAGAGGATTTATATGGAAATATGCAGATTAA
- a CDS encoding universal stress protein, with amino-acid sequence MKSMIVPVDFSESTDHILEEAVYYAKATQSKIYLLHVASLDLGFVIGDIGFQYLPELEEAGMKDETQQLVTYEKKLKGEGVEVEIIIKQGTPAEVILSETTQRNADLIVMGSHGRGVIMEAILGSVSKDVIKKSEVPVLIVPPSKFSEK; translated from the coding sequence ATGAAATCAATGATAGTACCTGTAGATTTTTCCGAATCTACGGATCATATTTTGGAAGAAGCAGTTTATTATGCCAAAGCCACTCAAAGCAAAATATATTTATTACATGTTGCCAGTTTGGATTTGGGCTTTGTAATCGGAGATATCGGATTTCAGTATTTACCAGAGCTTGAAGAAGCTGGAATGAAAGATGAGACACAACAGTTGGTTACTTATGAAAAGAAATTAAAAGGAGAAGGAGTGGAAGTTGAAATCATAATTAAGCAAGGAACACCGGCTGAAGTGATACTCAGTGAAACCACACAAAGAAATGCAGATTTGATTGTTATGGGCTCACATGGCAGAGGTGTTATCATGGAAGCCATTTTGGGAAGCGTATCCAAAGATGTTATAAAAAAATCGGAAGTTCCGGTATTAATTGTTCCACCCAGTAAATTTTCAGAAAAGTAA
- a CDS encoding adenylate kinase, translating to MNIIVLFGPPGSGKGTQAEILAEKFQLKHVSTGDLFRYNMKNNTPLGIEAKSYMDKGSLVPDELTTEMLKDELKRNSEQKGFILDGYPRTTSQAQALDSLLEELFQTTVKVTIALNVEDETLVHRIKKRSIDSGRSDDADENIIRNRIKEYYDKTAVVSQYYIDQEKFVDIEGEGNREEITAILSDVLVKWI from the coding sequence ATGAACATAATCGTGTTATTTGGCCCCCCGGGAAGCGGAAAGGGTACCCAAGCAGAGATTTTAGCCGAAAAATTTCAGTTAAAACATGTTTCCACCGGAGATTTGTTTAGATACAACATGAAAAACAATACTCCGCTGGGTATAGAGGCAAAATCATACATGGATAAAGGAAGTTTGGTGCCGGATGAACTAACTACAGAAATGCTTAAGGATGAACTTAAAAGAAATTCTGAGCAAAAAGGATTTATCCTAGACGGATATCCCCGAACTACCAGTCAGGCACAAGCATTAGATTCTTTACTTGAAGAGCTTTTCCAAACCACTGTTAAAGTAACGATTGCTTTAAACGTGGAAGATGAAACTCTCGTACATAGAATTAAGAAAAGAAGTATTGACAGCGGCCGATCCGATGATGCTGATGAAAACATCATCAGAAATAGGATCAAAGAATATTACGATAAAACAGCCGTAGTTTCTCAATACTACATAGATCAGGAAAAGTTTGTTGATATTGAAGGAGAAGGAAACAGGGAAGAAATAACAGCCATATTATCAGATGTGCTGGTTAAATGGATATAA
- the hpt gene encoding hypoxanthine phosphoribosyltransferase, with the protein MKEIKIQDKTFTPFVTSQEIEHAIKRMTNTLYEEYKDEVPVFLGVLNGVIMFFSDFLKQYEGDCEIGFLQLASYQGTESSGKIKLVTDVTIDITNRHVIILEDIIDTGNTLEYLYSLLEMKPVKSIKIATLFFKPEVYKKDLNIDLIGMNIPNKFVVGYGLDYDGLGRNYKDLYQLKEE; encoded by the coding sequence ATGAAAGAAATTAAAATTCAGGATAAGACATTTACTCCTTTTGTTACCTCTCAGGAAATTGAGCATGCAATTAAACGAATGACAAATACCCTGTATGAAGAATATAAAGATGAAGTACCTGTTTTTTTAGGTGTTTTAAATGGAGTAATTATGTTTTTCAGTGATTTTCTAAAACAATATGAAGGTGATTGTGAGATAGGTTTTTTACAACTGGCCTCCTATCAGGGTACAGAAAGCTCAGGAAAAATCAAGTTAGTAACGGATGTAACTATTGATATAACCAATAGACATGTTATCATTTTAGAAGATATTATAGATACGGGGAATACATTGGAATATTTATACAGCCTGTTGGAAATGAAACCTGTGAAGAGCATTAAAATTGCTACCTTATTTTTCAAACCCGAAGTTTATAAAAAAGATTTAAATATAGACCTTATAGGGATGAATATACCTAATAAATTTGTGGTTGGATACGGTTTGGATTATGATGGTTTAGGACGAAATTACAAAGATCTGTATCAGCTAAAAGAAGAGTAA